From Spartinivicinus ruber, the proteins below share one genomic window:
- a CDS encoding diguanylate cyclase, whose amino-acid sequence MLNWLQNMTGLNATSEDAQHWRNKYADKLTELDKLEQTAIEKIDQLRKALLVVNLACHGLHPALDTELTRLNKALRGENLSLDIADPLESLQEAAEPVIEGNYRQQTLSALETALDKFSGIELDKQASKDLKQFRKQIKQQSPSFSELPQVVEQFSELVSKLLPTSNEQEKTDLEEENKEPAKGLWQRLFGAEAAEGETTEAGALEHKTDTDTKNDQYVETLTTDIELVDEETIEKKTTQLSDALIKAESEDTTDQLEALEHKFTSVIDQVGECILTMLNQLAVPEAVIDDAQFLKKKIEKGLTWFELIPALETITVIVLATIGEIKEEFEHYLKDLNERLHSFQNTAVEAQADYQQALESADKYNQLMQQDLGELQNSVEQATDLEDLKQVVSTQLDKVLQSLESQHTQLDKPPSLTDQLTQLVQRVSQMETQTKELEDTLYKERAKALQDSLTGIANRQAYEERARYEYARWKRYKQPLVFSVADVDFFKKINDNYGHLAGDKLLKIIAKQLSKRLREVDFIARYGGEEFVIIMPNTNIVDATSVMDSVRQGIESAPFHYQGNKLQITASFGLAACGEGDESPKAIFDRADKALYEAKQTGRNRCCVA is encoded by the coding sequence ATGCTAAATTGGCTGCAAAACATGACGGGATTAAATGCAACTTCTGAAGACGCACAGCACTGGCGTAATAAATATGCTGATAAGCTGACTGAGCTGGATAAGCTAGAGCAGACTGCTATAGAAAAGATTGATCAGTTAAGAAAAGCGCTATTGGTGGTTAACTTGGCTTGTCATGGTTTACATCCAGCTTTAGATACAGAGCTGACAAGGCTGAATAAAGCGTTGAGAGGAGAAAACCTATCTCTAGATATTGCTGATCCACTTGAAAGCCTGCAAGAAGCGGCAGAGCCGGTAATTGAAGGAAACTATCGGCAACAGACGCTTAGTGCCTTAGAAACAGCGCTGGATAAGTTCAGTGGCATCGAACTGGATAAGCAAGCCAGTAAAGACTTAAAGCAATTCCGCAAACAAATAAAACAGCAGAGCCCCTCCTTTAGTGAGCTGCCTCAGGTAGTAGAGCAGTTTTCTGAGTTAGTGAGTAAGTTGCTGCCAACCAGTAATGAGCAAGAAAAAACTGATCTTGAGGAAGAAAATAAAGAGCCAGCTAAAGGCCTGTGGCAACGGCTGTTTGGTGCTGAGGCAGCAGAAGGTGAAACTACAGAAGCGGGAGCACTAGAGCATAAGACAGATACTGATACAAAAAATGATCAATATGTTGAGACACTAACAACTGATATAGAGCTAGTTGATGAGGAAACGATAGAAAAAAAAACAACCCAGCTGTCTGATGCTCTAATCAAGGCAGAGTCAGAAGATACGACTGATCAGCTCGAAGCGCTTGAACATAAATTTACCTCTGTTATTGATCAAGTAGGGGAATGTATTTTAACGATGCTTAATCAGCTGGCAGTGCCAGAAGCAGTGATTGATGATGCTCAATTTTTAAAGAAAAAGATTGAAAAAGGCCTCACTTGGTTTGAGTTAATTCCTGCTCTAGAGACGATCACAGTGATTGTTCTGGCGACAATAGGTGAGATAAAAGAGGAATTTGAGCATTATTTAAAAGATTTAAACGAGCGGCTTCATTCATTTCAAAATACTGCTGTTGAAGCGCAGGCAGATTATCAGCAAGCATTGGAGTCAGCTGATAAATATAATCAATTGATGCAACAAGATTTAGGTGAACTGCAAAACTCGGTAGAGCAGGCCACTGATCTGGAAGATTTAAAGCAGGTAGTCAGTACCCAGTTGGATAAAGTGCTGCAATCGTTGGAATCCCAACACACTCAGCTAGATAAGCCGCCCAGCCTGACTGATCAACTTACACAGCTCGTCCAACGGGTTTCTCAAATGGAAACCCAAACTAAAGAGTTAGAAGACACACTTTATAAAGAGCGAGCTAAAGCATTGCAGGATAGTTTAACAGGCATTGCTAATCGACAGGCTTATGAAGAAAGAGCCAGGTATGAATACGCTCGATGGAAACGTTATAAACAACCGTTGGTTTTTTCTGTCGCTGATGTTGATTTTTTTAAAAAAATCAACGACAACTATGGTCATTTAGCGGGTGATAAGTTATTGAAAATTATTGCTAAGCAATTGAGCAAACGGTTGCGGGAAGTTGATTTTATCGCCAGGTATGGTGGAGAAGAGTTTGTCATTATTATGCCAAACACTAATATTGTAGATGCAACGAGTGTTATGGATAGCGTTAGACAGGGCATCGAAAGTGCCCCATTTCATTATCAGGGTAATAAGTTGCAAATTACCGCATCGTTTGGCTTGGCTGCTTGTGGAGAAGGGGATGAGTCCCCAAAAGCGATATTTGATCGTGCTGATAAAGCACTATATGAAGCTAAACAAACCGGTCGAAATCGGTGCTGTGTAGCATAA